One genomic region from Chitinophagales bacterium encodes:
- a CDS encoding thymidylate synthase: MQQYLDLLQHILDNGNVKEDRTGTGTISCFGYQMRFDLSEGFPVLTTKKLHLRSIIHELLWFLQGDTNIKYLKENKVRIWDEWADENGDLGPVYGHQWRSWPTPDGGQIDQISQLIDGLKNNPDSRRHIVSAWNVADVGNMALPPCHCLFQFYVADGKLSCQLYQRSADTFLGVPFNIASYALLTTMVAQVCDLEPGEFIHSFGDVHLYRNHLEQAQLQLTREPRPLPQMKINPEVKDIFAFTIDDFQLENYDPHPHIKAQVSV, from the coding sequence ATGCAGCAATATCTAGATCTTTTACAGCATATTTTGGACAATGGAAATGTCAAGGAAGACCGAACCGGAACGGGAACCATCAGTTGTTTTGGTTATCAAATGCGTTTTGATCTTTCCGAGGGATTTCCAGTTTTGACCACAAAAAAATTACACCTGAGGAGTATTATCCACGAGCTGCTGTGGTTTTTGCAGGGCGATACCAATATCAAATACCTCAAGGAAAACAAGGTGCGTATTTGGGATGAATGGGCAGATGAAAATGGCGACTTGGGTCCCGTTTATGGGCATCAATGGCGCTCTTGGCCCACGCCAGATGGCGGTCAAATTGATCAGATCAGTCAGTTGATTGATGGCTTGAAAAACAATCCCGATTCGCGCAGGCATATTGTGAGTGCTTGGAATGTAGCAGATGTGGGCAATATGGCTTTGCCGCCTTGTCATTGCTTGTTTCAGTTTTATGTGGCAGATGGAAAATTATCTTGTCAACTGTACCAAAGAAGTGCCGATACTTTTCTGGGTGTACCTTTTAATATTGCCTCCTATGCGCTGCTCACCACGATGGTGGCACAGGTCTGTGATTTGGAGCCAGGGGAGTTCATCCACAGTTTTGGCGATGTGCATTTGTACCGCAATCATTTGGAACAGGCGCAATTGCAACTGACAAGAGAACCGCGCCCTCTTCCACAAATGAAAATCAATCCGGAAGTGAAGGATATTTTTGCTTTTACCATAGATGATTTCCAATTGGAAAATTACGACCCGCATCCGCATATCAAAGCCCAAGTTTCCGTATGA
- a CDS encoding MMPL family transporter: MNLFLRAHKFVIALFVALFLFSLYFSKDIQIIYDFESLFPQGDPDLEFYNDFKTQFEPDDNNYIIGIEEKNGFFKQEKLKAFQQLQDSLIAHPLILEGISPTSIKLPVKSPFGYLTVPSIHIDEPQRYEQDSIKMMQDPLLNGRLVAQEGKSFLMILKTIYPISQDSAEILHDFVVETLEKSPFENYHTIGRATIQTEFVRFQLREMLLYTSLALVIVLIVLWLVFRKPVPVIISVLIVGVALVIFLGSLGYFGIRMDFISALFPILMLIVGMSDVIHILSKYIDELKLGMQKELALKKTISEIGMATFLTSVTTSIGFLSLLSSKIEPIRHFGLTAAYGVFLAYIVSILLLPAALMLFDSKAIISNKNILGKLDPLLNAIHRQCKNGGTKIMGAALVLILVFIYGTSNINPQGKLKNDLPQDQKITFDYEYFEEIFGGFRPFEIALMPKEGYSFRDIEVLNEVEKLEEHLRKDTTFHSIFSPNDIFRGIQRARKSNKIEAYEIPENQKALDISLRELEKAPENSFNRILTNDFKRGRLTAKMPDIGSGNAEDLIEQLQKWRDANINTNILDFRITGSSLLFDNNHKYLVESLFKGLFLAFLVVSLLMTILFKSWKMVFISLVPNMLPLLATGAFLGFTGIALDATSSIIFTISFGIAVDDTIHFLSRYKLERLKGSSVDSSIHRTLLISGKAIILTTIVLFAGFLILCTSKLSGTFKVGLLTSLTLASAVIADLYLIPVLIRFFYKEKA, translated from the coding sequence ATGAATCTTTTTCTGCGTGCGCATAAATTTGTCATTGCTCTTTTTGTAGCACTGTTTCTTTTCAGCCTCTACTTTAGCAAGGACATTCAAATCATTTATGATTTTGAAAGCCTTTTCCCACAGGGAGATCCGGACCTGGAATTTTACAACGATTTTAAGACCCAATTCGAACCAGATGACAATAATTACATTATTGGTATTGAGGAAAAAAACGGCTTTTTTAAACAGGAAAAACTAAAGGCTTTTCAGCAATTACAAGACAGCCTGATAGCGCACCCACTTATCCTTGAGGGCATATCGCCTACCAGCATTAAGTTGCCCGTAAAATCTCCTTTTGGCTATTTAACAGTTCCCAGCATACATATCGATGAACCGCAAAGATATGAGCAGGACAGCATTAAAATGATGCAGGATCCCTTGCTGAATGGACGCTTGGTGGCTCAGGAGGGCAAGAGTTTTCTCATGATCTTGAAAACCATTTACCCCATCAGTCAGGACAGTGCCGAAATACTGCATGATTTTGTGGTGGAAACACTGGAAAAAAGTCCATTTGAAAATTACCACACCATCGGCCGGGCAACGATCCAGACAGAATTTGTGCGTTTCCAATTGCGTGAAATGCTGCTTTATACCTCGCTTGCCTTGGTCATTGTGCTCATTGTGCTTTGGCTGGTTTTTCGCAAACCGGTTCCGGTCATTATCTCCGTTTTGATTGTAGGAGTGGCCTTGGTTATTTTCCTCGGCTCGCTGGGCTATTTCGGCATTCGCATGGATTTCATCAGCGCACTTTTTCCCATTCTAATGCTGATAGTGGGCATGAGCGATGTCATCCATATTTTATCAAAATACATAGATGAATTGAAGCTCGGCATGCAAAAAGAGCTGGCATTGAAAAAGACCATTAGTGAAATCGGGATGGCTACTTTTCTTACCTCTGTTACCACTTCCATTGGTTTTCTTTCGCTGCTCAGTTCTAAAATAGAACCCATCAGGCATTTTGGATTAACTGCCGCTTATGGCGTTTTTCTGGCTTATATTGTTTCTATCCTGCTCTTGCCGGCAGCTTTAATGCTCTTTGATTCCAAAGCCATTATTTCCAATAAAAATATTTTGGGGAAATTGGATCCGCTTTTGAATGCCATTCACAGGCAATGCAAAAACGGAGGCACAAAAATAATGGGTGCCGCGCTGGTTTTGATTCTGGTTTTTATTTATGGAACGAGCAATATCAACCCGCAGGGCAAGCTGAAAAACGATTTGCCACAGGATCAAAAAATCACTTTTGACTATGAATATTTCGAGGAAATATTTGGTGGCTTTCGCCCTTTTGAAATAGCCCTGATGCCAAAGGAAGGTTATTCTTTCAGGGATATTGAAGTCCTAAATGAAGTGGAAAAATTGGAAGAACACCTGAGAAAGGACACGACTTTTCATTCCATTTTTTCACCCAATGATATTTTCAGGGGCATTCAGCGGGCAAGAAAAAGCAATAAAATTGAAGCCTATGAAATTCCCGAAAATCAAAAAGCACTGGACATAAGCTTGCGCGAATTGGAAAAAGCACCTGAAAATTCCTTCAACCGCATTTTGACCAATGATTTCAAAAGAGGAAGATTGACCGCTAAAATGCCGGATATTGGCTCTGGAAATGCAGAAGATTTAATTGAGCAATTGCAAAAATGGAGGGATGCTAACATCAATACCAATATTCTGGATTTCAGGATTACGGGAAGTTCCCTGCTCTTTGACAACAATCACAAATACTTGGTAGAAAGCCTTTTCAAGGGATTGTTCCTCGCCTTTTTAGTGGTGAGTCTGCTCATGACCATACTTTTCAAAAGCTGGAAAATGGTTTTTATTTCGCTCGTTCCCAATATGCTTCCTTTATTGGCCACCGGGGCATTTTTGGGTTTTACGGGCATTGCTTTGGATGCCACCAGTTCCATTATTTTCACCATTTCCTTTGGCATTGCAGTGGATGATACCATTCACTTTTTGAGCCGCTATAAACTGGAGCGCCTAAAAGGTTCGAGTGTTGACAGCAGTATCCACCGCACACTTTTGATTTCGGGGAAAGCCATCATTCTCACCACCATTGTGCTTTTTGCCGGATTTTTGATTCTTTGCACCTCCAAACTTTCCGGTACTTTTAAAGTGGGCTTATTGACCAGCTTAACCCTGGCCAGTGCTGTTATTGCCGATCTTTATTTAATCCCCGTTTTGATTCGGTTTTTTTATAAGGAGAAAGCATGA
- a CDS encoding ATP-dependent Clp protease adaptor ClpS, producing the protein MAVFHETDVLTDELTDTIEKLVDQKHLVVHNDEVNTFDWVIQSLVEICNHNPLQAEQCSLLIHYKGKASVKEGELEELKPLKDGLTDRGLSATIE; encoded by the coding sequence ATGGCTGTTTTTCACGAAACGGATGTACTTACGGATGAATTAACCGACACCATTGAAAAACTCGTAGATCAAAAGCACCTTGTGGTGCACAATGACGAGGTCAATACTTTTGATTGGGTAATTCAATCCCTGGTGGAAATATGCAACCACAATCCCTTACAAGCAGAACAGTGCAGCCTATTGATCCACTATAAAGGAAAAGCCAGCGTAAAGGAAGGCGAACTGGAGGAACTCAAGCCCCTTAAAGATGGATTGACCGATAGAGGATTGAGTGCTACGATTGAATAG
- the priA gene encoding primosomal protein N', translating into MNYVEVILPFALDGTFTYGIPQHLLGKVTLGHRVLVQFGKKRIYTGIVAELQAEKKGDFKVKPLLAILDEQAIIPEKLLYFWHWMHKYYMCPIGDVMRAALPSAFKLSSESVFSLTDKFEVDKFKLSNTEFQICEMLLEKKVLALSELESKTGIKNLWQPLQNLLKRDLIKTGESVQEKYKPKIEKRIKLDETYDEESLSELLNHLEKRAHKQAELLNLILHKSEKDFAQQDLLKEADATLSSLRSLEKKGVIEIFEKKIDRLALFEGTSFEPESHPFSEAQQLAFEQINTAWKNHQVCLLHGITGSGKTHIYIELIAEMLKADKQVLYLLPEIALTTQIIKKLQSVFGNKVGVYHSGFNDAERVEIWQKVQNSEYKVILAARSGLFLPFTELGLVIVDEEHDSSYKQFDPAPRYQARDAAIYLAGIHQAKVLLGTATPSLESYENALNGKFAYIELKVRFGEGQLPEIKVLDLKRLYKRKEMTSYFSNYLLEQIEQRLERKEQVILFQNKRGYAPYVRFKESNEVPMCPNCDVSLTYHRLNADLRCHYCGFKATVEQICKRYDANDMQVVNFGTEQVEDEMRKRFPTARVERLDLDNTRRKNAHAEIIRKFEQGETDILVGTQMVTKGLDFDAVALVAVLQADHLLKLPDFRSAERAFQLMEQVSGRAGRRNKDGRVIIQTTMPDHFVIQTLISRGTKAFYKTELQQRKVFYYPPYYRLIKIGLKHKKSPVLWQAANALDQILRPRLKGHLLGPAPPMVGRIKNQYLADFLLKAPKDPATMAANKRVLIAASNHLQKQKNFASLNIYFDVDP; encoded by the coding sequence ATGAACTATGTAGAAGTGATTTTACCTTTTGCCCTTGATGGGACTTTTACATACGGTATCCCGCAGCATTTATTGGGTAAAGTAACACTTGGCCACCGGGTATTGGTGCAGTTCGGAAAAAAACGCATCTACACAGGCATAGTAGCTGAATTGCAGGCAGAGAAAAAAGGCGATTTTAAGGTCAAGCCGCTATTGGCAATTTTAGATGAGCAGGCAATCATTCCGGAAAAACTGCTCTATTTCTGGCATTGGATGCACAAATACTATATGTGCCCCATTGGTGATGTAATGCGCGCTGCATTGCCCTCTGCATTTAAGCTTAGCAGCGAAAGTGTGTTTTCGCTCACCGATAAATTCGAAGTAGATAAATTCAAGCTCAGCAATACGGAGTTTCAAATCTGCGAAATGCTTTTGGAAAAAAAAGTGCTTGCTCTCAGTGAACTGGAAAGCAAAACCGGCATAAAAAACCTGTGGCAGCCCTTGCAAAATCTCCTAAAACGCGATTTGATTAAAACCGGGGAAAGTGTTCAGGAAAAATACAAACCCAAAATTGAAAAGCGTATAAAATTAGACGAAACCTATGATGAGGAAAGTCTCAGTGAACTCTTAAATCACCTGGAAAAAAGGGCACACAAACAGGCGGAATTACTCAATCTTATACTTCATAAATCAGAAAAAGATTTTGCGCAGCAGGACTTGTTAAAAGAAGCTGATGCAACATTATCGTCTTTAAGAAGCCTTGAGAAAAAAGGGGTAATTGAGATTTTTGAAAAAAAAATTGATCGCCTGGCACTTTTTGAGGGTACGAGTTTTGAGCCCGAATCACATCCCTTCTCTGAGGCGCAACAACTGGCTTTTGAACAAATAAACACAGCCTGGAAAAACCATCAAGTTTGTTTGTTGCACGGCATTACCGGTAGCGGCAAAACCCATATTTACATAGAGCTGATTGCAGAAATGCTGAAAGCCGACAAACAGGTTTTGTATCTATTGCCGGAAATTGCCCTGACAACCCAAATTATCAAAAAGCTGCAAAGTGTTTTTGGCAATAAGGTCGGTGTTTATCACTCGGGGTTCAATGATGCAGAAAGGGTAGAAATTTGGCAAAAAGTACAGAACAGCGAATACAAGGTAATATTGGCTGCACGCTCCGGTCTTTTTCTGCCTTTCACCGAACTCGGACTCGTTATTGTTGATGAAGAACACGACAGTTCCTACAAACAGTTTGACCCTGCTCCGCGCTATCAGGCCAGGGATGCTGCCATTTATCTTGCAGGGATACATCAGGCCAAGGTATTGCTCGGTACAGCAACACCTTCTCTTGAATCTTATGAAAATGCCCTGAACGGGAAATTCGCTTATATAGAATTAAAAGTGCGTTTTGGTGAAGGGCAACTCCCCGAAATTAAAGTCCTGGATTTAAAACGCTTGTACAAGCGCAAAGAAATGACCTCCTATTTTTCCAACTATCTGCTGGAGCAAATTGAGCAAAGACTAGAACGCAAAGAACAGGTCATTTTATTTCAAAATAAAAGAGGCTACGCTCCCTATGTGCGCTTTAAGGAATCGAATGAAGTGCCGATGTGCCCCAATTGCGATGTCTCACTGACCTATCATCGCCTGAATGCCGATTTGCGCTGCCACTATTGCGGATTTAAAGCTACAGTGGAACAAATTTGCAAACGCTATGACGCCAATGATATGCAGGTCGTGAATTTCGGGACAGAACAAGTAGAAGACGAAATGCGCAAACGCTTTCCAACAGCCCGTGTTGAGCGCCTCGATCTGGACAATACAAGGCGCAAAAATGCGCATGCAGAGATCATCCGAAAATTTGAACAGGGAGAAACAGATATCCTGGTCGGGACACAGATGGTTACCAAAGGCCTGGATTTTGATGCAGTGGCCTTAGTTGCAGTTTTGCAGGCAGATCATTTGCTGAAATTGCCGGATTTTCGTTCTGCCGAGAGAGCTTTCCAACTAATGGAACAGGTCAGCGGGCGTGCAGGTAGGAGAAACAAAGATGGCCGGGTGATTATTCAAACCACTATGCCTGATCATTTTGTAATCCAAACATTGATAAGCCGGGGAACAAAGGCTTTTTACAAAACCGAATTGCAGCAGCGCAAAGTTTTTTACTATCCGCCTTATTACCGCCTGATTAAAATCGGTTTGAAACACAAGAAAAGCCCTGTATTGTGGCAGGCAGCCAATGCCTTAGATCAAATATTGCGCCCACGCTTAAAAGGCCATTTGTTAGGCCCCGCTCCACCGATGGTGGGACGGATCAAAAACCAATACCTCGCTGATTTTTTGCTGAAAGCACCAAAAGACCCCGCGACAATGGCCGCCAACAAAAGGGTTTTGATTGCTGCTTCCAATCACCTGCAAAAACAGAAAAACTTCGCATCGCTGAATATCTATTTTGATGTGGATCCTTGA
- a CDS encoding dihydrofolate reductase: protein MKISSIAAVSENNAIGKDNDLMWHLPDDLKFFKKHTLGHPVIMGRKTYDSMGKPLPKRSNIVLTRNENFKAEGIEIFHDIKAAIDFAKTLDQEEVFIIGGAKIYEQAMPFVDRIYLTRVHGHFDGEVFFPELNKDEWKISSQEYHPADEKHALPFTFFILERAGKQNL from the coding sequence ATGAAAATATCAAGTATAGCGGCAGTATCGGAAAACAATGCCATTGGCAAGGACAATGACCTGATGTGGCATTTGCCCGATGACCTGAAATTCTTCAAAAAACACACGCTTGGTCACCCGGTGATAATGGGCAGGAAAACCTATGATTCCATGGGTAAACCATTGCCCAAAAGAAGCAATATTGTTTTGACCCGCAATGAAAATTTCAAAGCTGAAGGTATTGAGATTTTTCACGATATCAAAGCAGCTATTGATTTTGCCAAAACCCTCGATCAGGAGGAGGTTTTCATTATTGGCGGAGCTAAAATCTACGAACAGGCCATGCCTTTTGTTGATAGGATTTATCTCACCCGTGTGCATGGCCATTTTGATGGAGAAGTGTTTTTTCCCGAATTAAATAAGGACGAATGGAAAATCAGCTCACAGGAGTATCATCCTGCCGATGAAAAACATGCCCTGCCTTTCACTTTTTTTATTTTAGAGCGAGCAGGCAAACAGAACCTCTGA
- a CDS encoding porin — protein sequence MNLYKIIPCVFCLFLVFNSNLTGQPNQEAAEGKVKSEKEKKPFFKKEWFQRINIRGYAQARYNRLLETNDQLKCDQCDKSWGEDGGFFMRRIRVIFFGQISTRVYFYIQPDFASTDNPNVLNFVQLRDAYFDIGIDKHNQFRFRIGQSKVPFGFENMQSSQNRLPLDRNDGLNSALANERDIGIFFYWAPKKIRELYSTLNPAGLKGSGDYGVFGLGVFNGQTANRPELNKNKHIVARLSYPFEVRKQIIEPGIQAYTGEYELREDQLSEGVKVKDDRNYTDQRVAATFVLYPKPFGIQAEYNIGRGPEFNPATDSIELKSLTGGYITLNYKIGIKKQLLYPFMRLQYYEGGKKHERDARKHKVNELEIGVEWLPIKNFELVVMYTISSRRFEDYQNPDNFQKGRLLRLQAQVNF from the coding sequence ATGAACCTGTATAAAATTATTCCCTGTGTTTTCTGCCTGTTTCTCGTTTTCAATTCTAATCTAACAGGACAGCCAAATCAGGAAGCAGCCGAAGGCAAAGTAAAATCGGAAAAAGAAAAAAAGCCTTTTTTTAAAAAGGAATGGTTTCAGAGAATAAACATCCGGGGCTATGCGCAGGCGCGCTACAATAGGCTGTTGGAAACCAATGACCAATTAAAATGTGACCAATGTGATAAATCCTGGGGCGAAGATGGCGGTTTTTTTATGCGCAGGATTCGGGTGATCTTTTTCGGTCAGATTTCAACGCGCGTTTATTTTTACATACAACCTGATTTTGCCAGCACAGACAATCCCAATGTTTTGAATTTTGTGCAACTCCGCGATGCTTATTTTGATATTGGAATTGACAAACACAATCAATTCAGGTTTAGGATTGGACAGAGCAAGGTTCCCTTTGGATTTGAAAATATGCAATCGAGTCAAAACCGATTGCCCTTGGATAGAAATGATGGCTTGAACAGTGCTCTGGCCAATGAGCGCGATATCGGGATATTCTTTTACTGGGCACCAAAAAAAATCCGTGAACTGTATTCCACATTGAATCCTGCTGGGCTGAAAGGAAGTGGCGATTACGGGGTATTTGGCTTGGGTGTTTTCAATGGGCAAACGGCCAATAGGCCCGAACTCAACAAAAACAAACACATCGTGGCCAGATTGTCTTATCCATTTGAAGTACGCAAACAAATAATTGAACCTGGAATACAAGCCTATACCGGTGAATATGAATTGCGCGAAGATCAATTGAGCGAAGGTGTGAAGGTAAAAGACGACAGAAACTATACTGATCAGAGAGTTGCTGCTACATTTGTACTTTACCCAAAACCATTTGGAATTCAGGCAGAGTACAATATCGGACGAGGCCCTGAATTTAACCCCGCTACAGATTCTATTGAGTTGAAAAGTTTAACTGGAGGATATATTACGCTCAACTACAAAATAGGTATTAAGAAACAATTGCTCTATCCATTTATGCGCCTGCAATATTACGAAGGCGGCAAAAAACACGAAAGGGATGCGCGCAAGCACAAAGTAAATGAACTTGAAATTGGCGTGGAATGGCTGCCCATCAAGAATTTTGAATTGGTAGTAATGTACACCATTTCCTCCAGAAGATTTGAAGACTACCAAAACCCGGATAATTTCCAGAAAGGCAGATTGCTGAGACTACAGGCGCAGGTTAATTTTTAA
- a CDS encoding trypsin-like peptidase domain-containing protein, with protein sequence MNKLFFCALLFLSYEFASAQFHYDLTSIPDSAKVTLNGETECYTPCRVKFYWRKAENGKLIVAVQAPGFEPWADTLRKKPSKFNFKHDAELKRKLPVFDDLDSITALVAFDKLLADFKDGTTVGKYKKSKDETETIKWEGNIKIGESGFEETFYEIVTNAGFTTPLSEFTSLFSDDSDKRKPLPRFIVGANLAGYDVYFENTKKESYGAGKKIGITKMTIEWQVLDKKSGDVVLKKQTEGKIRYRTGRYYSTPNNLMAFEDALIDFLNEGSFRDLLKNADSSPIVNSVSVKSGEEVNIEKKELPEFATSGEMINYASKSCVTIITDGGHGSGVIVGKDGYVLSAYHVVDGVNKIQVQFSEGLQLNAEVLAYDQEHDIVLLKIVGSGFQALPLGVDREFALGEDVVTIGTPANVDLGQSVAKGILSGKRLVEENVYYQIDISVSPGNSGGPLLNKKGEVIGIVQRKIISEGVEGIGFAVPVKTAVEILNIQVDK encoded by the coding sequence ATGAATAAATTATTTTTCTGCGCACTTCTATTTCTTAGTTATGAATTTGCATCTGCACAATTCCACTACGACCTTACTTCTATCCCCGATTCCGCAAAGGTCACGTTAAATGGCGAAACTGAGTGTTACACACCATGCCGGGTAAAGTTCTATTGGAGAAAAGCTGAAAACGGAAAGTTGATTGTTGCCGTGCAAGCTCCCGGATTTGAACCTTGGGCAGATACGCTCAGGAAAAAACCATCAAAATTTAATTTTAAACATGATGCCGAACTCAAGAGAAAACTGCCCGTTTTTGATGACCTGGATTCCATAACGGCCCTGGTTGCTTTCGACAAATTGTTGGCGGATTTTAAGGACGGTACAACTGTTGGCAAGTACAAAAAATCAAAAGATGAAACGGAAACTATCAAATGGGAGGGCAATATTAAAATAGGGGAATCAGGCTTTGAAGAGACCTTTTACGAAATTGTAACCAATGCCGGATTTACTACACCGCTTTCTGAATTTACTTCCCTTTTTTCCGATGATTCAGATAAGCGCAAACCCTTACCAAGATTTATAGTGGGCGCAAACCTGGCAGGATATGATGTGTATTTTGAAAACACCAAGAAAGAATCATATGGTGCCGGAAAAAAAATCGGGATTACCAAAATGACAATAGAATGGCAAGTATTGGATAAAAAAAGTGGTGATGTGGTTTTGAAAAAACAGACCGAGGGCAAAATCAGGTACAGAACTGGTCGATATTACAGCACGCCAAATAATTTAATGGCCTTTGAGGATGCTTTGATTGATTTCCTGAATGAAGGAAGCTTTCGTGACTTGCTAAAAAATGCAGACAGCAGCCCAATAGTTAATTCAGTTAGTGTAAAAAGCGGTGAAGAAGTAAATATTGAAAAGAAGGAATTACCTGAATTTGCCACTTCTGGTGAAATGATCAACTATGCCAGTAAATCTTGCGTAACGATTATTACGGATGGTGGTCATGGCAGCGGGGTAATCGTTGGAAAAGATGGCTATGTACTGAGCGCTTATCACGTGGTGGATGGCGTAAACAAAATACAGGTGCAATTTTCAGAAGGTCTGCAATTGAATGCCGAGGTCTTGGCCTATGACCAGGAGCATGATATTGTATTGTTGAAAATAGTGGGGTCTGGTTTTCAGGCCTTACCACTTGGTGTAGATCGGGAGTTTGCACTGGGCGAAGATGTAGTGACTATCGGTACACCCGCAAATGTTGATTTGGGACAGAGTGTTGCCAAAGGTATCCTGAGTGGAAAAAGGCTGGTCGAGGAAAATGTTTACTACCAGATAGATATCTCTGTAAGTCCTGGTAATAGCGGTGGGCCTTTGCTCAACAAAAAAGGAGAAGTGATTGGCATCGTTCAGCGCAAAATTATCAGCGAAGGTGTGGAAGGCATCGGCTTTGCCGTACCTGTTAAAACTGCTGTAGAAATATTGAATATTCAGGTGGATAAATAG
- a CDS encoding phosphatase PAP2 family protein, producing the protein MRYFSFLLALLILFFSFQSLQAQGPYKYRLSTEITIPAVGLGTALTGFFLAKNKETLTEAQIRQLNKSDIWGIDRHATRNWSTGSALASDVLMIASYAAPLTLLADNNMRRDGWKLTAIYAETAMLSAGLTFLTKELVKRNRPFTYNSDAPLHKKQKKDARSSFFSGHTSSTASNAFFMAKVYADYYPNSKWKPLVWSSAAAVPLATGVLRYTAGKHFLTDIITGYLVGAAVGVLVPHLHRIDIGNRKP; encoded by the coding sequence ATGCGGTATTTTTCATTCCTTCTTGCTTTATTAATCCTGTTTTTTTCTTTTCAAAGCCTTCAAGCACAAGGCCCCTACAAGTATCGGCTTTCAACAGAAATCACTATTCCGGCAGTTGGGTTGGGGACAGCACTCACAGGTTTTTTTCTGGCCAAAAACAAAGAAACGCTTACAGAAGCCCAAATTCGCCAGCTCAACAAAAGCGATATTTGGGGAATTGATCGTCATGCTACCAGGAATTGGTCCACAGGTTCGGCATTGGCCAGTGATGTATTGATGATTGCCAGTTATGCTGCACCACTGACACTCTTGGCAGATAACAATATGCGCAGGGATGGTTGGAAACTGACTGCCATTTATGCTGAAACGGCTATGTTGAGTGCAGGGCTTACCTTTTTGACAAAAGAGCTGGTAAAACGCAATCGCCCATTTACTTATAATTCAGATGCCCCGCTCCACAAAAAGCAGAAAAAAGACGCCCGCAGTTCTTTCTTTTCCGGCCATACTTCTTCTACGGCAAGCAATGCATTTTTTATGGCCAAAGTCTATGCGGATTATTACCCCAATTCAAAATGGAAACCACTTGTCTGGAGTTCGGCAGCAGCCGTTCCCCTGGCTACGGGTGTATTGCGCTATACGGCAGGCAAGCATTTCCTTACCGATATCATTACCGGCTATTTGGTGGGTGCTGCCGTGGGTGTACTGGTACCGCATTTGCACAGAATAGATATTGGGAACAGGAAGCCATAG